From Candidatus Eisenbacteria bacterium, the proteins below share one genomic window:
- a CDS encoding DNA polymerase III subunit delta': MSARRPSEAGRFSHIVGHERVLQQLRASVASNRPAHAYLLSGPPGIGKRTVAAAFAAGLLCEAPANGDACGRCNQCTRVAAETHPDLVMVRREEGRRDIRTEQAREVTRWLTLRPLMAERKVAVI, from the coding sequence GTGAGCGCGCGACGGCCATCGGAGGCGGGTCGCTTCTCCCACATCGTCGGGCACGAGCGCGTGCTGCAGCAGCTCCGTGCGTCGGTCGCATCGAACCGGCCCGCGCACGCCTACCTCCTCTCGGGCCCGCCCGGCATCGGCAAGCGCACGGTCGCTGCGGCGTTCGCGGCGGGGCTTCTGTGCGAAGCGCCGGCGAACGGCGACGCCTGCGGGCGCTGCAACCAGTGCACGCGCGTCGCCGCCGAGACCCATCCAGACCTCGTCATGGTGCGGCGCGAAGAGGGGCGGCGTGACATCCGCACCGAGCAGGCGCGCGAAGTGACGCGCTGGCTGACGCTCCGGCCGCTCATGGCCGAGCGCAAGGTGGCCGTCATCG